CAGAAGAGATGTCAGGAACCGCGCCTTGATTTCGGACATGGAGTCGCCTTCGACGGATCAGCCACAGGGGTATAGGGACCACATTACGATCCTGCTGCTCCTCAGTATAACGCATCTCGAGGAAAGCCCCATCCCGTTGCCGGCGAAGCGAGCGGCTCCCCTTATGCTGAGCGAGGACCACGCGCTGCGCGGCGCCCGAATCCGGTTTGAGATAGACCATGTTATCCATCCCCCAAAAACAGAGGGAGCCTCCATCAGGAGGCTCCCTCTGCCTGACACGGGAGAGCGGACACCGTGGTTATTCGGACAGGCGGACGACTTGCTCGGCCTGGAGACCCTTGGGCGTTTCGCGGATCGTGAACTCCACCCGCTCGCCTTCCTCGAGGTTGCGGAACCCCTGGCCGACGATGGCCGTGTAGTGGACGAAAACGTCTCGGTCCCCTTCGTCCGGCCGGATGAAGCCATACCCCTTCGTCCGGTTGAACCAGCGGACGGTGCCCTTGACACGCTGACCAGCCATTGCTGCAACTCCTCACAAAGGATTTTGAAGCCCGCAAGGGGCGGACTTCCATTCCCCCTGGATGGAACGATCCCACCGGACGAAGGGGACGCCCAGGCCTGAAACAAAAAAGCCGTCGGGCGAGTCCTGCGTTGACCCGACGGCCAAACTTTCAGAACATCCCCCTCACGCTCCGGTTACTCGTTCCGGAAATTATCATAACCGAAATGTCGATTTTGTCAAGTGGGCGCCCTGACCGTCGGGGCTTTTCCACGGGCTCAGGGCCTGCCTCGTTCGGACCCCATCCAGGTGGCGAGATGCCCCTCTCAGGGGGATGGACGATCTCCTCCAGGACTGCTGAGGAGAATCCTACACGATGGCCGCCCGACACCTGGCCAGAACCTCCAGAAGCTCCGTATGGATCAGGCCATTGGTGGCCACGATCTCGGTGCCCAGCGGCGGCAGTGGATCCCCCAGGGGGGTGGTAACGCGCCCACCGGCCTCCTCCACCAGCAAAGCCCCCGCCGCCAGATCCCAGGGGCTTAACTGGAACTCCCAGTATCCATCCAGGCGTCCCGCGGCAACGGACGCCAGGTCCAGCGCTGCGGACCCCACGCGCAGAACCCCATGGCAACGTTTTAACAACGCGATGAACTCACGGGTGTTATCCAGAGGCGATTCCTGACGATCATATGGAAACCCGGTCACCAGCAACGCTGCCTCCAGCCGCGGTGTTCGGGTCACCCGGATCGGCCGTCCGTTCAGAAAGGCCCCTTCGCCGCGCCGCGCGGCAAAGAGCTCGTCGCGCATCACGTCATACACCACCGCCAGCTCTCGCTGCCCTTCATGGAGCACGGCGATGGAGACAGCGAAAACCGGGAACCCATGGGCGAAATTCGTGGTGCCATCCAGGGGATCCACCACCCAGAGCCAAGGCGAGTCGCGATCGGTCCCCCCGCTCTCCTCCGCCAGCACCCGATGATCCGGAAAGGCGCTCTGGATGCGAGCGAGCACCGCCTGTTCGGAGGCCAGATCGGCTTCGGTGACCAGATCGATCTCGCCCTTATACCGGATTTCCAGGCCGCGCTGGAAATGCCAGCGGAGGATCCGCCCGGCCTCCAGGGCAGCCTCCACAGCAACCCGATACGCCTGATCTAACACCGAGGTGAAAGCCGTCATCCGCTATTCCTCCGTTACGAAAGACTTCGGAAAGCTTGCCCCTATCCAGTCAGAAGCCTCATCGGATTATAATTCGGGTTAGAGATTGCGCGGCGGGTCTTCTTGTGGGGCTTTGGGGGTCGGGCCGAACCGGCCCCCAGGGGAAGGCGAGGACTTCCGTCGATCGACCCTCAACCGCATAAGCCCTGCATGAGTGGCCATCTGCCTGGACTTTGAGCGAACCCGCCACCCCCCTCCAGGGGATCCGATGGCACCTGGGTTTGCCCCGATCCTCTCTGGAAGAATTCGCCATGAACGAATGGTTCGACGTTCGCTCGATCCCGGCTCAGAGATGGGTGGTGCTGATCCTGGGCCTGGCCGCCGCCTGGGGGCTGGGCTGGGGGATCGCCATGGCCGGCCCGGTTCTGGCCCTCGCGGGGTTGCTGGGCGCCATCCTCATCGTGCTGGTCGTGAGCTCTATCGATATCGCCTTCTTCCTGGTGCTGGCCGTAATCTTCCTGCTCCCCTTTGGGACGCTCCCGGTCCGACTGGGCTTCACGCCGACCCTGCTGGATCTGGCCGTTCTGGGATGGCTGCTGAGCGGGCTGGCATGGTGGGCCGCCGGACGTATCGGGGCGCCCCAGGGGACGGCGCTGGGTTTCCCCGTGCTGGCCTTCCTGGGCACCACGCTGGCCACCTTCATCGCCGGATTGGCCCACGCTCCCCTCACCCAGACCGTGGCCCGGCGGTTCGCCGAATTCCTGCTGGCCATCCTCTCGTTCTTCTGGGTGGTCACCCTCGTCCGGGACGAGATCCGGCTCGCACGTCTGATCCGATGGATCATCGGCCTTGGGTTTCTGACCGCCCTGATCGCGGTTGTTCTCTATGTGCTGCCAGATGCCCGGGCGGAGGAATGGCTGCTGCGGCTTCAACCGGTGGGATATTACCAGGAAGGCGGTCCCGTGCTCCGCTATATTCTGGACGATCCGGAGCAGCCGGAGCGGGCCATCGGAACAGCGGTGGACCCCAACCTGCTGGGGGCCACGCTGGGAACCCTGATCGCCCTCACCTTCCCCCAGATCTTCGCCCGCCGGCCAGCATGGCCTCGGGCGCTGACGGTCCTGTTCCTGGGGACGATGGGGCTGGCGCTGCTGTTGACGTTCTCGCGCGGCGCCTTCATCGGGACCGCGGTGGCGGTCCTCCTCCTCAGCCTGCTCCGCTATCGGCGGTTGCTTCCCCTGATCGCGGCCAGCCTGATCCTGATCTTCCTGCTTCCCTCCACGCAGGGCTACACCCAGCATCTCCTGGCCGGGCTCCGGGGGGAAGATCTGGCGACCCGCATGCGATTCGGAGAATACCGGGATGCCCTGACCCTCATCTCCCGTTATCCGCTCTTCGGAGTCGGGTTCACCGGAGTGCCGGATGTGGATCTTTACATGAAAGTGGCCAGCATCTATCTGCTGCTCGCGGTCCAGATGGGGCTCGTCGGGTTAGGGATCTTCCTCCTCGTGATGGGGATCTTTTTCGCCACCGCCTGGAACGCGCGGCACGCGGTGCGGAACCGCCCTGATCTGGAGCCCATCTGGCTGGGCCTTCACGGGGCCGTGCTGGCCGCCCTGGTCAGCGGCGTCTTCGACCACCACTTTGTGAATTTCGATTTCCACCATATGGTGCAGTGGTTCTGGCTGCTGGTCGGCCTGGGAGTGGCAGCGACCCGGATCGCCCAATTCGCCGATCGACCCCACGGGCTCGCTTCTGCTCACGCCCGGAAAGGACGCTAGGATGAGCTTCACGCAGACGCTGGCCCGATTGCTGACCGAGGGGCCCGCCTCGCTGTTCTACCATCTCATCCTGGGCCTGGCCCTGGAGGGCCTGGGGCTGATGGCCCTGGAGACCGCCCGGCGCGCCCCAGGAAACCGCCTGGCCCGTCGCCTGGTCCTGGCCGCCGGCCTGGGGCTGATCGGGCGCCTCGTCCTGTTCGGAGCCGCCTTCGCGGAAAGCCAGTGGCTGCCCGCCGGAACCCTGCTCCCCCCCCTGGAGCGCGCGGTGGACCTGGCCACATGGACCTGGATCGGATGGGCGATGATCGAGGAGGCGCCCGGGCTCTGGCTCCCCGCCCTTCATACCGCCGTCGTCCTCGGCATCTATGGATGGATCGCCCCCGGCTGGATGAGCCTTTCCATGCAGGACCCCACATTCTTTTATGCCGCCACCCCTTCCGATCGGGCGTGGATGCTGTGGACGATGGGGCTGGCCCTGGGGATCGGGGGATGGCTCCTCTCCCGTTCCCCCTCGGTGTTCCAGGGCTCCGGCGCCCTGGGGTTCTTCGCGCTGGCCCTGGGCGCCCTTCTGCAACTCCACATGCCCATCGCCGGAACCCATCTGGCCCCCTGGGCTCGCCTGGGGGCCCTGACCGCCCTCCCCCTGTGGCTGACGGGCGCCTATCGCCTGGCCCTTCAGACGGCGCAGCGGGTTTCCGGGGAGAGCGGCGAGGCCGCGGAAATGTGGCGCGTCTGGAGCCGGGGGCTGCTCCACGCCTTGCAGGCGCAGGGGGATCCAGCTCCCTTCCATGAGGCGCTGCGGGCAGCCCGGATGCTCCTGGGCGCCCGGTGGACGGCAGTCGGGCTCTTGCAGAACGATCGGCTTCTGATCATCGCGCGGGAGGGGGAAGGCCTGCCCCGGGCGGGGACGGATCTCACCCTTCCCCTGCCTGAATATCCTCAGATCGGGGAGGCGATCCTCCGGCGTTACCCCAGCTTCCTGACCCCTGAGGATCAACAGGGGGAAGCCGGCCAGCGGCTCTGGCAGGCCTTCGGCATGGGAACCATCGGCTTCCTTCGAATCGAGCCGCTGGTCGTTCAGAACCAGCTCCTCGGCGCCTGGTTGATCGGCCACCCGCCGGAGAACAGGCACGGGCTCTCCCGGGATCCGGGGGTGAGCCGGCCGATGGCGGAGCTCCTGGCGCAAACCATCAGTCTGCTCCAGGAACGGGAGCGGAAAGCGACCCTGGAAGCGGCGCTGCGGTCTCTGCAACAGGAGCATGAAGAGCAGGTGCAACGCCTGGAAGCCCGGCACGCGGAGGAGCGGCAGATGCTGCAGCGGGAGATCAACCGCTGGGCGACCCGGGCCGCGGAAGCGGAGGAGGAGCGGGAACGATGGCGGCGGCGGGCGGAGGAGCTGGCCCATCTGATCGAAGCCCGGGCTTCGCTCCCGGTGGGGGCCTCCGCTTCGAACCCCGGGGCGATCCCCCCTTCGTCCCCCGCCCCGGAAACCGCCCCCGAAAGCCAGCGGGAGGAATTGATCCTGGCGCTCCTCCAGGAGCTCCGAACCCCGCTGACCGCCCTCCTGGGCTACACAGATCTCCTGTTAGGGGAAGCGGTGGGCATCCTGG
This portion of the Thermoflexus sp. genome encodes:
- a CDS encoding sensor histidine kinase, whose amino-acid sequence is MSFTQTLARLLTEGPASLFYHLILGLALEGLGLMALETARRAPGNRLARRLVLAAGLGLIGRLVLFGAAFAESQWLPAGTLLPPLERAVDLATWTWIGWAMIEEAPGLWLPALHTAVVLGIYGWIAPGWMSLSMQDPTFFYAATPSDRAWMLWTMGLALGIGGWLLSRSPSVFQGSGALGFFALALGALLQLHMPIAGTHLAPWARLGALTALPLWLTGAYRLALQTAQRVSGESGEAAEMWRVWSRGLLHALQAQGDPAPFHEALRAARMLLGARWTAVGLLQNDRLLIIAREGEGLPRAGTDLTLPLPEYPQIGEAILRRYPSFLTPEDQQGEAGQRLWQAFGMGTIGFLRIEPLVVQNQLLGAWLIGHPPENRHGLSRDPGVSRPMAELLAQTISLLQERERKATLEAALRSLQQEHEEQVQRLEARHAEERQMLQREINRWATRAAEAEEERERWRRRAEELAHLIEARASLPVGASASNPGAIPPSSPAPETAPESQREELILALLQELRTPLTALLGYTDLLLGEAVGILGATQRQFLLRMKANIERMAGLIRETLQIVALEAGTFQLETGPLPLTEIRDQVLQQLQPVLQERGLRLTLEWPDDLPPVRMDRDAAQQVLYHLLNNAALCSQPGTAIGLQARLNPEVPGVLFLRVRDTGGGIPLEEVARVFIPRYRATTPLIPGVGDSIGLSIARALVEASGGRIWVESEPGIGSTFTVVLPLFDG
- a CDS encoding inositol monophosphatase family protein; translated protein: MTAFTSVLDQAYRVAVEAALEAGRILRWHFQRGLEIRYKGEIDLVTEADLASEQAVLARIQSAFPDHRVLAEESGGTDRDSPWLWVVDPLDGTTNFAHGFPVFAVSIAVLHEGQRELAVVYDVMRDELFAARRGEGAFLNGRPIRVTRTPRLEAALLVTGFPYDRQESPLDNTREFIALLKRCHGVLRVGSAALDLASVAAGRLDGYWEFQLSPWDLAAGALLVEEAGGRVTTPLGDPLPPLGTEIVATNGLIHTELLEVLARCRAAIV
- a CDS encoding O-antigen ligase family protein gives rise to the protein MNEWFDVRSIPAQRWVVLILGLAAAWGLGWGIAMAGPVLALAGLLGAILIVLVVSSIDIAFFLVLAVIFLLPFGTLPVRLGFTPTLLDLAVLGWLLSGLAWWAAGRIGAPQGTALGFPVLAFLGTTLATFIAGLAHAPLTQTVARRFAEFLLAILSFFWVVTLVRDEIRLARLIRWIIGLGFLTALIAVVLYVLPDARAEEWLLRLQPVGYYQEGGPVLRYILDDPEQPERAIGTAVDPNLLGATLGTLIALTFPQIFARRPAWPRALTVLFLGTMGLALLLTFSRGAFIGTAVAVLLLSLLRYRRLLPLIAASLILIFLLPSTQGYTQHLLAGLRGEDLATRMRFGEYRDALTLISRYPLFGVGFTGVPDVDLYMKVASIYLLLAVQMGLVGLGIFLLVMGIFFATAWNARHAVRNRPDLEPIWLGLHGAVLAALVSGVFDHHFVNFDFHHMVQWFWLLVGLGVAATRIAQFADRPHGLASAHARKGR
- a CDS encoding cold-shock protein, which produces MAGQRVKGTVRWFNRTKGYGFIRPDEGDRDVFVHYTAIVGQGFRNLEEGERVEFTIRETPKGLQAEQVVRLSE